The genomic DNA CTGGCATCTCGAACAGCCCGCTGCCGACGCCGCGGGCCCGCATGTTCTCCATAACGCCTGACTGTTGCAGCCTTGCCGAAAACACAGCCACGTCGCAACTTCCCGGTTGTCTAACGGAAAAATCGCGCTACTGTTTCCGATAGATAAGCAGAGGTGGATGGCGCAGACTTGCCGAGGCGTTTCGCCAAGCCGACTGCGCACGTCACCGTTGTACCTACATTCTCCGCGCGAGGTGCCGTTTGGGCCTCTTTCAACATGATGACCGTCCGACTCGCCCCTTGGCTCCCTGGGCATTCAGCGACACCGCTTTCTGGGAAACGCTTCAGCCGCTGATCCCCCATACCGCGATGCTGTTGGCGCTGGCCGACCGCGACCACCCCGAGCAGCCGGCCGTACTCAGCTCGCACGGCATCGACGCCGAGCGGCTCCATCGCTGGCACAGCCAGTCCGCCGAGGGCGCCGACGCCGCCAACGAAGTCTTCGCCGACCAGGGCCACCTCCTCCAACAGACCTTCCCCGCCAGCCCCAACACCGCGCAGCAGTGGCATCTTGTCCTGCTGCGCACCGACCGTTCCTTCGAACCGGTCGATCAGCAGTTGGCGTTCGTCGTGCTTCGACAGATCAACGCGGCCTTCGACCACCTGCCCGAGCCGAACCTTCGTCGCCTGCTGATCAGCCATGACCACCGCTTGCTCCACGCCGACCCGCTCAGCGAAGCCAGCGGCCTGCGCGAACCCGCCCTGCTGACGCGTTTCATCGAGCAGTTACGCAAGCTCATCGCCCAGCGGTGGCCCAACCTCGACGATGACGCGGTGCACAACCTCCCCATGATGGTCGATGACGAGCCCACCTGGGTCCGCTTTCGGCGGCGTCTTCCTGTCAACAACCACGCCACCGGCCCCTGGTACGTCGAGATGCGCCCGCTCACCGAGCACGACGCCCCAGCCGTCGGCCTCGTCGACGACGGCCGCGTCGCCCAGGCGATCGCCTACCTCAGCGACAACTACGCCAGCGCCCCCACGCTCAACGACGTCGCCGACGCCGTGCAGGTCAGCTCCTACCACTTTCATCGACTGTTCGTCCGGCACGCGGGCATCAGCCCCAAGCATTACCTGTTGCGCACGCAGCTCATGATCGCCCGCTGGCTGCTGTCGAGCACCCGCAGACCCGTCGGCGACATCGCCACCGCCACCGGCTTCGCCTCCCACGGCCACTTCACCGCCACCTTCCACCGACACCTGGGCATCAGCCCCACAACCTTCCGCGAATCCGCAGCCACCACATAAACGACACAGCAACATCACCACACGACAAAGCCCACGGATGGCCATCCGTGGGCTTTAACGTTACTTCAGCTCAACGCAATCACACACCCATCATCAAATCGAACACCCGCTGATCCAGTTCCTCATAAGGCAGCGGCCGCTCTGCCAGCTTCTTGCGATCAAACTCCCGCTCCAGCAGCGCGTTCGCGTTCGACTTGCTGTACTTGCTCACCAGCTGCTCAGCAGCCTTGCTCTTGCGGTTGATCTGCCGAAGCAGCTTTTGAATGTCCTTGTCCTTGTTGAACTGCTTGACCTTGTGTTCGAGGATTTTGTACGTCCGCATCGACCCGCGGGCGAACGCTTTCACATCGTCATAGTTCGACTGCCGGAACGCGTGGCTGTCGAAATGCTTCAGGCCGTCATACTTGTAATCGACCAGCAACTTCACAAGGAAAAACGAGTGCTTGTAGCTGATGCTGCCGAAGCGGTAGTCCTGATCGAATCGGCCGAACTCCTGATCGTTGAGATCGATGTGAAACAACTTGCCCGCCTCGAGCGCCGCGGCGACCTGGTGCACGAAGTTGAGGCCCGCCATATGTTCGTGAGCCATCTCCGGGTTGACGCCGCACATCTCCGGATGCTTCAGCGTCTGGATGAAAGCGAGGTAGCTGCCGGTGACGGCGTTATAGATGTGGCCGCGCGGTTCGTTGGGCTTGGCTTCGAATGCGAAGCGGTAGCCGAACTTCCGGTCGATGCTGTACTGGCAGAGGAAGTCGATCGCTTCGCGCATGCGCTTGATCGCCACGACCGGGTCCTTCGTCGCATCGCTTTCCGCGCCCTCGCGGCCGCCCCAGAAGACATAGGTCTTCGCGCCGAATTCCGCACCGAGTTCCATCGCCCGCATCACCTTCTGCACCGCGTAGGCGCGGATCTCCGCGTCATTGCTCGTGAACGCGCCGTCTTTGAAGACGGGGTCGCGGAACAGGTCGGTGGTTGCCATGGGCACCTTCAGGCCGGTGCGCTTGAGAGCTTTGCGGAAGTCTTTTTTGATCTGATTGGCTTCGGCGTCGGTGGCGTCGATGGGGATCAGGTCGTTGTCGTGGAAGTTGACGCCGTGCACGCCGGGCACGTCGCCGAGCAGTTCGACGATTTTCGCCGGCTCAAGCTTCTCACGTGTCGGCCCGCCGAAGGGGTCGGCCCCCGGGTTGCCGACGGTCCACAACCCGAACGTAAACTTGTCCGCCGGCTTTGGCGCGAACGGATCAGACTTAGCCATGGAGAGCCTCCCTCTTGTTTCGAAATGACGCGTACGCGAATGAATGAGTTAGTGTGGCGACAGGCGGTGAGCGGGTCAAGCCAACAAGGCGATTGCCTCCGATACACGAACGACTCGATGATGTAAAAACGGTAAATCGCTCAAAATACTGCCCCCACTGGCGAAATATACGTGTACAATGCAACTGCAGGCGACGTCGGCATCATGCTCTGTCGCCCGCATCATATGCCTGCATCAGGCTTTTCCGAGACGGGGGCACTGACCATATGACCCATATTTGTTCTGCTTGAATCGAACGCATTTGGTTTACCCCACCGATGTGAAGCAGTCCGGGTTTGCCATGGGACAGGTACCTGCGGAGGTGACCAATGGCGAAACATCTCAAATGTGATTGTGGCACGATCTTCCAGATTCCTGAGCCGCTGAGCGACCAATCCTTCCAATGCCCCGCCTGCGACGCAGTGGGCCGTATCCCCAAGGTCGTGGTGCAACGTGACACAGCCGGCGACACGTCGGCGAACTTCAGCCTCTGCGACGGCTGCAAGCGCGTCCGGACCGTCGGTGGCATCCTCTGCCAGGCATGCACCTACCAGGCCTACACCGGCCAGAGAATGTCCCGGGGCTTCCAGTTCTGGATGATCCCCGTCGTCGCGGCCGGCGTCCTGCTCCTGCTTGGGATGGGAATGTTCTGGCGCGGCCTCATATTCTAAAGCAAGCACCCGGACCCTCACCGGGCAACCCCCAGTTTCACCTGTGGGCAATGCTGTGCAAGTGATTTTTTAGAGTAGGCAATCTGAAGAAGTTAGAGAATTTTTCAGCGTTGCGCGATCTTTCCATCAAACCCAGGCGTACCATTGGCAGGAGCGTGAACGATAACGAAGACGCGACCCAAAGCGTGCGACCGCAACGCGACTGTAAACCCAAAGACAACAATCCTGAATCAGTGTGGAAGTGTGCTCGCGAGTCGGTCTAAAATGAACTGACGAACGCAGCCTCGGCCACGAAAAACCTCCTTGTTTGCCCCCCTCACGGCCCGCTCGGTGTCCCCCCCACACCGACGGGCCGGTTTTTTGCGCCCATCGCCTCACACCGCTTGCCATACGGTTGGGGTATGAACCTCGGATGTGTTGGAAGCCCACGGCGTCACGTGTGGCCTTCGGCCGTCGATCGAAGAGACCGAGTTTGACGGAACATCTGTATCAGACCCATCACGG from Phycisphaerales bacterium AB-hyl4 includes the following:
- a CDS encoding helix-turn-helix transcriptional regulator yields the protein MAPWAFSDTAFWETLQPLIPHTAMLLALADRDHPEQPAVLSSHGIDAERLHRWHSQSAEGADAANEVFADQGHLLQQTFPASPNTAQQWHLVLLRTDRSFEPVDQQLAFVVLRQINAAFDHLPEPNLRRLLISHDHRLLHADPLSEASGLREPALLTRFIEQLRKLIAQRWPNLDDDAVHNLPMMVDDEPTWVRFRRRLPVNNHATGPWYVEMRPLTEHDAPAVGLVDDGRVAQAIAYLSDNYASAPTLNDVADAVQVSSYHFHRLFVRHAGISPKHYLLRTQLMIARWLLSSTRRPVGDIATATGFASHGHFTATFHRHLGISPTTFRESAATT
- the xylA gene encoding xylose isomerase; this encodes MAKSDPFAPKPADKFTFGLWTVGNPGADPFGGPTREKLEPAKIVELLGDVPGVHGVNFHDNDLIPIDATDAEANQIKKDFRKALKRTGLKVPMATTDLFRDPVFKDGAFTSNDAEIRAYAVQKVMRAMELGAEFGAKTYVFWGGREGAESDATKDPVVAIKRMREAIDFLCQYSIDRKFGYRFAFEAKPNEPRGHIYNAVTGSYLAFIQTLKHPEMCGVNPEMAHEHMAGLNFVHQVAAALEAGKLFHIDLNDQEFGRFDQDYRFGSISYKHSFFLVKLLVDYKYDGLKHFDSHAFRQSNYDDVKAFARGSMRTYKILEHKVKQFNKDKDIQKLLRQINRKSKAAEQLVSKYSKSNANALLEREFDRKKLAERPLPYEELDQRVFDLMMGV